CCGCGATGAAGATTTGCGCGCCGACCGCCAACCCGAATTCACCCAGATCGATATCGAAACCTCGTTTCTCGATGAAAACGAAATCATGGACATCACCGAAGGCATGGCCAGGCAGGTGTTCAAAGAGGTGTTGGGGGCAGAACTCGGCAACTTCCCGCGTATGCCGTATTCGGAGGCCTTGTTCTATTATGGCTCCGACAAACCCGATATGCGCGTGAGCCTGAAATTTACCGAACTGACCGCCCTGATGAAATCGGAAGAGTTTAAAGTGTTCCGCGCCGCCGCCGACATGAAGGGCGGACGCGTGGTTGCTCTGCGCGTGCCCGGCGGTGCCAAACTTTCCCGCAAAGACATCGATGAATACACCAGATTTGTCGGCATCTACGGAGCCAAAGGCTTGGCCTACATCAAAGTGAACGATGTTACCAACCTTTCCAACGGTGAAGACAGCGGCCTGCAGTCGCCGATTGTGAAATTCCTGTCTGAAAACGCCCTGAAAGAAATCATTGCCCAAACCGGCGCGCAAAACGGCGACATCATTTTCTTCGGTGCCGACAAAGCCAAGGTTGTCAATGAAGCCATCGGCGCGCTGCGCATTAAAATCGGCCACGAACACGGTGCCGAAAACGGCTATTTCACCGATGAATGGCGCCCGCTGTGGGTGGTGGATTTCCCGATGTTCGAATACGATGAAGAAAGCGGCCGCTACGCCGCCATGCACCATCCCTTCACCTCGCCCAAGCCCGGCCATGAAAACCTGATGGAAAGCGACCCGGAAAACTGTCTCGCCCGCGCCTACGATATGGTACTCAACGGCTGGGAAATCGGCGGCGGCTCCATCCGTATCCACCGCGCCGACATTCAGGAAAAAGTGTTTGCCGCGCTGAAAATCACGCCTGAAGAACAGCAAAACAAATTCGGTTTTCTGCTGGACAACCTGAAATACGGCGCGCCCCCGCACGGCGGCCTGGCGTTCGGCCTCGATCGTTTGGTTACGCTGATGGCCGGTGCCGAATCCATCCGCGATGTGATTGCCTTCCCGAAAACCCAGCGCGCACAATGCCTGCTGACCAACGCCCCCAACGCTGTGGACGACAAACAGCTGCGCGAACTCAGCCTGCGTCTGCGCCAGAAAGCGGCAGAAAGCAAAGAGGCTTAACGGGTTTGGCCCGTTCAAACAACCCAGGCCGTCTGATAAATATTTTGGGGCTGTACTAGATAACTAGGGAAATTTAACTTCAGGTTAGAATAATCCCTATGAGAAAAAGTCGTTTAAGTCAGTACAAGCAAAACAAACTGATTGAACTATTTGTTGCAGGTGTTACCGCCCGCACAGCGGCGCAATTAGTTAGCGTCAATAAAAATACCGCTGCCTATTACTTCCACCGTTTGCGCTTACTTATCTATCACAACAGCCCGCATCTGGAAATGCTTGATGGTGAAGTAGAAGTTGATGAAAGCTATTTTGGCGGACAACGCAAAGGCAAACGTGGTCGCGGTGCGGCTGGCAAAGTGGCTGTATTCGGGCTTTTGAAGCGTAATGGTAAGGTTTACACCGTTGCCGTACCCAATACACAAACTGCGACTTTATTGCCAATTATCCGCGAGCAAGTGAAGCCTGATAGCATTGTTTATACCGATTGTTACAAAAGTTATGACGTTCTTGATGTGAGCGAATTTTCACATTTTCGGATCAATCACAGCACACATTTTGCTGAGCGACAAAATCACATTAACGGAATTGAGAACTTTTGGAACCAAGCAAAACGCCATTTACGCAAGTTTAACGGCATTCCCAAAGAGCATTTTGAACTGTATTTGAAAGAGTGTGAATGGCGTTTTAACAACAGTGAGATAAAATTTCAAATTTCTATTTTAAAACAATTAGTAAAGCAGGATTTGTTCTAGTTATCTAGGACAGCCCCAATATTTTTCAGACGGCCTTTTAATAGTTAAACCACTTACTCAACAGTTCAGGCGTACTCGTGCTGCCCCGAATATCTTGAATTTCAACAGGTTATAAAGCGATCTGGCTAAACCCGAACACAACGCAAGGCTCTCGGTTTGGGCATTGTTCAGCTTGGCTTAAGCCGGTGCATTTATCATTGCCCATTCTTAATTCTGATGAGGGAAAGCCGTGCAAAACGAATATTTGATTATGTTGGTTCCCGCTGCCGTGGCCGTTGCCGGCGGCGTATTGGCGCTGTTGTGGAACCCGTTGGCACAGGCGCGCAGCCTGATTCAACACTTTGCTGCCGGTGTGGTGTTGTCTGCCTTGTCTGTTGAGCTGCTGCCGGAAATCGGTCGCGAACACGCCCGCCCGAGTATGGTGCGTGTACTTTTCTGTAAGTTAATCCGCTAACAGTGGTGATATAAGATTCCAGGCCGTCTGAAAGAGTTTTTCAGACGGCCTGGAATCTTTGTGAGACGAAATCAACTGGAAAAACCGTCTTTGCTCAAAAAAAATACCGGATACGGATAATCGGGGTAGGGTGAAAGCGTGTTAAACAGTTGG
This genomic interval from Neisseria musculi contains the following:
- the aspS gene encoding aspartate--tRNA ligase, which codes for MRTNYCGLINEQYLDQTVTVKGWVHRRRDHGGVIFIDLRDREGIVQVVIDPDTPEAFQTADSARNEYVLSITGRVRNRPEGTANDKMVSGNIEILAKEIEVLNAAATPPFQIDDENLSENVRLTNRVIDLRRPAMQRNLRLRYQVAMGVRRYLDAQGFIDIETPMLTRSTPEGARDYLVPSRIHPGEFFALPQSPQLFKQLLMVAGFDRYYQITKCFRDEDLRADRQPEFTQIDIETSFLDENEIMDITEGMARQVFKEVLGAELGNFPRMPYSEALFYYGSDKPDMRVSLKFTELTALMKSEEFKVFRAAADMKGGRVVALRVPGGAKLSRKDIDEYTRFVGIYGAKGLAYIKVNDVTNLSNGEDSGLQSPIVKFLSENALKEIIAQTGAQNGDIIFFGADKAKVVNEAIGALRIKIGHEHGAENGYFTDEWRPLWVVDFPMFEYDEESGRYAAMHHPFTSPKPGHENLMESDPENCLARAYDMVLNGWEIGGGSIRIHRADIQEKVFAALKITPEEQQNKFGFLLDNLKYGAPPHGGLAFGLDRLVTLMAGAESIRDVIAFPKTQRAQCLLTNAPNAVDDKQLRELSLRLRQKAAESKEA
- a CDS encoding IS1595 family transposase; the protein is MRKSRLSQYKQNKLIELFVAGVTARTAAQLVSVNKNTAAYYFHRLRLLIYHNSPHLEMLDGEVEVDESYFGGQRKGKRGRGAAGKVAVFGLLKRNGKVYTVAVPNTQTATLLPIIREQVKPDSIVYTDCYKSYDVLDVSEFSHFRINHSTHFAERQNHINGIENFWNQAKRHLRKFNGIPKEHFELYLKECEWRFNNSEIKFQISILKQLVKQDLF